A section of the Oncorhynchus nerka isolate Pitt River linkage group LG3, Oner_Uvic_2.0, whole genome shotgun sequence genome encodes:
- the LOC115108096 gene encoding C-X-C chemokine receptor type 4-like — MSTFYEVEHIFFDNISYEESGDFDLELGFEEPCNRVGGDDFQRIFLPTVYGIIFLLGIVGNGLVVTVMGYQKKVKTMTDKYRLHLSVADLLLVFTLPFWAVDAASSWYFGGFLCTTVHVIYTINLYSSVLILAFISVDRYLAVVHATNSQTTRKRKLLAERWIYVAVWLPAAVLTVPDIVFATALDGGSRTICQRIYPQKNSFYWMAGFRFQHILVGFVLPGLVILTCYCIIIAKLSQGAKGQVLKRKALKTTVILILCFFSCWLPYCVGIFLDTLMLLNVISHSCALEQSLQTWLLITEALAYFHCCLNPILYAFLGVKFKKSARDALTVSSRSSHKVLTKKRGAISSVSTESESSSVLCS; from the exons ATGTCTACTTTTTACGAGGTCGAA CACATATTTTTTGACAACATCAGCTATGAAGAATCAGGGGATTTTGACTTGGAGTTGGGTTTCGAGGAGCCGTGCAACAGAGTCGGAGGTGATGATTTTCAAAGGATCTTCTTACCGACAGTTTATGGAATAATCTTTCTGCTTGGAATCGTCGGAAATGGACTGGTAGTGACAGTGATGGGCTACCAGAAAAAGGTCAAAACGATGACTGATAAATACAGGCTCCATCTTTCTGTGGCTGACCTCCTACTCGTCTTCACGCTACCTTTCTGGGCAGTGGATGCGGCCAGCAGTTGGTACTTTGGtggcttcctctgtaccactgtgcATGTGATCTACACCATCAACCTGTATAGCAGTGTTCTGATTCTGGCTTTCATCAGCGTGGACAGGTACCTGGCAGTGGTGCATGCCACCAACAGCCAAACCACCAGGAAGAGGAAGCTGCTTGCAGAAAGATGGATCTATGTGGCAGTATGGCTACCTGCTGCtgttctcactgtgcctgacatAGTGTTTGCCACAGCTCTGGATGGAGGCTCCAGAACCATCTGCCAGCGCATCTACCCCCAGAAGAATAGCTTCTACTGGATGGCTGGGTTCCGTTTCCAGCACATTCTGGTGGGCTTTGTCCTGCCTGGTTTGGTCATCCTCACCTGCTACTGCATCATCATTGCCAAGCTGTCCCAGGGAGCCAAGGGTCAAGTGTTGAAGAGGAAGGCTCTCAAGACCACCGTAATCCTCATCCTGTGTTTCTTCAGCTGCTGGCTGCCGTACTGTGTGGGGATCTTTCTGGACACCCTAATGTTGCTCAATGTGATCTCCCATAGCTGTGCCCTGGAGCAGAGTCTGCAGACCTGGCTCTTAATCACAGAGGCTCTGGCATACTTTCATTGCTGTCTCAACCCCATCCTTTATGCTTTCCTGGGCGTTAAGTTCAAGAAATCTGCCCGAGATGCACTGACTGTCAGCAGTAGGTCAAGTCATAAAGTACTGACTAAAAAAAGAGGAGCCATTTCATCTGTATCCACTGAATCCGAGTCTTCAAGTGTCTTGTGCAGTTAA